CTGCTATCGGCTGATGGCTGATTGCTGTTAAGAGCGTTTTTCTCATGAGAATATTGATTTTAAGTCCTTACACAACTGGGCAAAAACAGAAGCCCGAGAATCCGCTCCGAGGTGAGGATTGTACGCCACCTGAACGTCTTGAGGCGCGAATCAAGGAATTGTGTGGTTACAATGCGGAGGGGTGGTATAGCGAAAACAGAGACTACAGTGCACCCGCTGGAGAGATGTTTTCGGGTCCCATGAATACGCAATTACGGGCAGGGTTAAAACAGATTCGGGAACATACTCAATACGGTGAGACAATCCTTGATCTGTATTTTCCGTGGTATTTTTGCCGCGTTGATGGGCAAAAGCGTCCGGTTAACGAGAAAGACATTATCGTTCCTTTTGATACCGCCCCACTTCACGAACTTGAGGTTTTAGAATACAATGAGAGCGGTGTCCCTGAGCGGACCGCGGATTTAGTTGACGGTTACGATCTCGTCTTTTCGCTATTGCGGCAAGACGATATTCAATCCCTGCAACGCGTTTTTGAGGTGGAACGGGCGACAACGCTAATTTTCTTGCTTCCGAAAAGTCACAAACAGGTCGTTAATGAAGACTTGCCGAATCTCCATGTTGTTGAAACTGGCAGCGATTTGCAGAAAAGCCTTCGCACCACAAATTGGGCTATGAAGGGTGTTGTGCTAAGAAGATTATGTGAAGCGGCATGTCGCGACGGTTTCCACGTCTTTGAGCAAGTCAAACAAGACCCCCAGCAGTTAATCGAAATCGCACGTAGTACCGAATCTGAAAAAAAATAGTAATCCGTGTGGTGAATAAATGAATCTTCCAACACCGGTTATCAGCGATAATTCACAACACATCATCGGTGAATCCGCACCGATGCAGGTTGTTTTGCGTCAAGTCGCTCAGGTCGCGCCGACGAAAGCGACTGTCCTCATTACAGGTGAAACGGGTGTCGGAAAAGATGTCATCGCACAGGCTATTCATGAAGGTAGCCCGCGTAAAAATAGACCCTTCAAAGCAGTCAATTGCGGTGCATTTTACCAAGACCTCCTGCAGAGTGAACTCTTCGGACATGAAAAAGGTGCTTTCACCGGCGCAACAAATCAAAGACGCGGCGTGTTTGAACAGGCAGATGGCGGGACGCTTTTTTTGGACGAAGTCGCGGAAATGTCGCCCGAAGTGCAAGTGAAATTTCTGCGCGTCTTAGAGACACAGGAATTCAACCGGCTCGGTGGTGAAAGAAATATTAAAGTCAATGTCCGAATTATCGCTGCTACAAATGTCAATCTTACAACATCGGTAAGGGAGAGAAAGTTTAGACAGGATCTCTACTACCGCCTCAATCTCTTTCGCATCCAGATCCCGCCACTCCGCGACCGTCGTGAGGACATTCCACTTTTCGTCTCCGCGTTCATCCCTGAATTAAGCGCAGAACACGGTAAACCGATTACCAGTATAACGTCGGACGCACTGAATTATCTCCAGAATGCTGATTGGTACGGCAACGTGCGTGAGCTTAGAAATGCCATAGAAACGGCTATTATCTCAGCCACCACCGAAGAACTGCAACTGAAAGATTTCCCGATGGATCCTGAATCCCAACAGGTTTCCTTAGTGCCTGTGCAAACCTCTGGCACGCAGCTCGTTGACGCAACCACCACCGAGACAGACTTACTTGATGAACCAGGAGGAGTTTTGCAGGTTGTTGATACCCCTGCTGGTGCAATCGCGACGGGAAATATAGCCATTTACAAGACAATTCTCGGACTTATCCTCTCGGCAATCCGTTTATTGGAACCAGCTGCCACAGCCGGTAATGAAGTGCCGTTCCTCATTCCAGATGAAGATACCAGTTGGATGCAAATTAGCGACACGGATGACGCAGCGGATGTCCTCAAAAAAGCGTTGGAAATCCTTTCAACGATCGCCAAAACGCTTGAGCATCGAGCGCAAGAAGGCGTTTTACCGATTGCTGCACCCATAGGACAGCGAGGCGGTTCACAGGGTGAATATCTGCCTGTGCTTGATGAAGAAGATGTCATCGGTAGGGTCGGTATGACAATGGCGGAAATTGAAAGGGCAGCGATCCAAAAGACGCTCGCAGAAGCAGAGGGTAATAAAACAGAAGCGGCGAAAATTCTCGACATCGGCGTACGAACCTTACACCGAAAGTTAGACGCTTACAAGCAGGAAGCCAATAACAATTCGGATGATAGTTTTAATCAGGAATAACGTTTACGAGAACGCTTATCAAATCTTCCCATTTCAGTGGAATGTAGGTGGGTTTTTATTTTTTCCTTGACAAAATATGTTAGGACGATTTAGTTTTAAGGATTTGTTGTGTTTCAGGTCTTTTTTTAAAGATCCGGTGCGGTTAGGAAACCGCACCTACCAGGGAATCGCGTGAGTCCTAATTCTAAAATGATCGGGGAACCTTCGTTACCAACCGTATATCAGTCGCACTTTACAAATTTAATTCTCGGAGCGGAGTGCGTCAATAGGTGAAAGTTGCGCTGCCCGAATTGCAGGATAGACCCCGAAACCCACGCCCATGACAATTGAAAAGGTAACAGAAATCAGTATCCACCGTAAGGATAATACGACGGGCCATGCATCCACAACTAACACAATCCGCACCGCAAGCCGTGACAGCGCGTGTGCCGCACCCCAACCGCCTACAATGCCAAGCAGCCCACCACACAAACAGAGACAGATTGATTCTGTCAAAAATTGATAAAAAATGTGAATCCGTTTCGCACCCACCGATTTCCGTAAACCTATCTCCCGCGTCTTTTCGCCGACAGAGACGAGACAGATATTCATGATGCCGATGCCGCTGACGAACAGCGAGAAACCCGCAATACTACCCAAAGTAATCTTTATCACCTTTTGGATGTGATCCAATCGCCGAAATGTCAGTTTCGGGATATAGTAAGTAATAAAGTTATCCTGCCCGCGGTGTCTTTTACGCAGGATACTCTTACCACAAGCAATGACACTGTTAACATTGGCATCTTTTTGAAAAAAGACAATCATGTATTCAACGTAGCGAATGCCTGTAAGCCGTTGTTGATAGGTCGTCAATGGAACACAGACAGCATCATCCAAGCAATACTCCCAAGTGAGACTACGTCCCTTGGGTTTCATCACACCCACGACGCGCATCCGTACTGGCTTTTGTCGCCAATAACGATAATACCGGACCTTTACTTCTTGTCCGACCGGGGATACTTCGCCAAACAACTCAATAGCAATGTCGGCTCCCAAAACGCAGACCTGCGCTGCAGTCTCTATATCGTTTTCGGTGAGAAATCTGCCAGTTTGTAGTTTCCAGTTCATGCCGCGGGCATAGTCTGCAGTCGCAGCTTCTATGAGTGCCAGGGCTTGGTTTCCAGTTCGGCTGCTAACAAAATTTTCAAAGGATTCATGATTCGGCAAGACATATAAGACCTCGGGGCATTCTGCCTCAATAGCATAGGCATCCTCAAGCGTGTATCGTTCAGTGGTTCGCCGGAGTCGTCCGCGTTTGAAAATAGATGTCCGCGTATAGAATGTAAACTGATTTGCCCCGCCAAGTTTTTCAATGTCTTCGACGAGGATTCTTTTCGCACCATCGCCAATAGCGACCATGCATAACACACCCGCAACCCCGATGAAAATGCCGAGAATGGACAATCCTGCACGGAGTCTATTTTGCGTGAGTGGTTGTACACCCGCGATGATCGCATCACGAAATTTCATTTCTGCCCGAGTGCTTTTAGGAACTCTTGATCATCTTTTACATCCGAAAATTCAGGGGTCTCAAGGAAATTCGAGTAGTACATATCTCGGTTAGGGTTTAGCACATAATCTTGAGTCGCCTTTAAATGGTGTAAAGTCTTCTCTCTGTCCTTCTCAGAAGCCCAAACACTTACTGCAAGAAAGAAGTGGGTATCAGCGTCGTAGCGGATCAAATCAATGGCAATTTGTAGGAAATGTCTCGCCTCGCTATACTTCTTTGACCGTAACAGGCAATAACCGACATCGTGGGCAGCCCATGTAAGGTCGCTGATATTTACAGAATGACCGGCATCTCGTTTTGCCATCTCGCCTTCAATAAACACGCTTACTTCCGTAAGTGCCTGATCGAAACGTTCCCAATCTTCCTGTTTGCTATACACCAGAAGTCGATTCGTTCTCACAGCCAACCAGAACCGAAAATAATGCTCCCAATCCGGTTCGCCGTTAGCATCTTCCAACTTTTCCATGCCAAGAAGCGTTTCATCTAACCGGTCGTAGGCGCGTAAGATTTCTGATCCGATTTGCAAGAAATCGCAACGTGCGTAGCGACTCAATTCAGGGTTCTCTAAGCGTTCAGAGGCTTCCTCATAAATCTGAAACCACTCATCAACACGCCCTTCCGCTTTCCAACATTCAATATGACTTAAACTACCAACAGTCTCCAGCAC
This sequence is a window from Candidatus Poribacteria bacterium. Protein-coding genes within it:
- a CDS encoding sigma 54-interacting transcriptional regulator produces the protein MNLPTPVISDNSQHIIGESAPMQVVLRQVAQVAPTKATVLITGETGVGKDVIAQAIHEGSPRKNRPFKAVNCGAFYQDLLQSELFGHEKGAFTGATNQRRGVFEQADGGTLFLDEVAEMSPEVQVKFLRVLETQEFNRLGGERNIKVNVRIIAATNVNLTTSVRERKFRQDLYYRLNLFRIQIPPLRDRREDIPLFVSAFIPELSAEHGKPITSITSDALNYLQNADWYGNVRELRNAIETAIISATTEELQLKDFPMDPESQQVSLVPVQTSGTQLVDATTTETDLLDEPGGVLQVVDTPAGAIATGNIAIYKTILGLILSAIRLLEPAATAGNEVPFLIPDEDTSWMQISDTDDAADVLKKALEILSTIAKTLEHRAQEGVLPIAAPIGQRGGSQGEYLPVLDEEDVIGRVGMTMAEIERAAIQKTLAEAEGNKTEAAKILDIGVRTLHRKLDAYKQEANNNSDDSFNQE
- a CDS encoding ABC transporter permease, whose translation is MKFRDAIIAGVQPLTQNRLRAGLSILGIFIGVAGVLCMVAIGDGAKRILVEDIEKLGGANQFTFYTRTSIFKRGRLRRTTERYTLEDAYAIEAECPEVLYVLPNHESFENFVSSRTGNQALALIEAATADYARGMNWKLQTGRFLTENDIETAAQVCVLGADIAIELFGEVSPVGQEVKVRYYRYWRQKPVRMRVVGVMKPKGRSLTWEYCLDDAVCVPLTTYQQRLTGIRYVEYMIVFFQKDANVNSVIACGKSILRKRHRGQDNFITYYIPKLTFRRLDHIQKVIKITLGSIAGFSLFVSGIGIMNICLVSVGEKTREIGLRKSVGAKRIHIFYQFLTESICLCLCGGLLGIVGGWGAAHALSRLAVRIVLVVDAWPVVLSLRWILISVTFSIVMGVGFGVYPAIRAAQLSPIDALRSEN